From Streptomonospora salina, the proteins below share one genomic window:
- a CDS encoding nucleotide disphospho-sugar-binding domain-containing protein: protein MRALFLPFTGVGQAFPVVPLAWAFRGAGHDVLVATTGDGLAVSEAGLPVVDLAPGRDSLSFYIEAAERRPDLAALQRPGGEVRGLDESAELYAEVTRTIVVQTVGLARSWAPDIIIAPANNAAALVAAAATRVPAVSLGVGLGRTTGLAQELHARLVPVFTEHATGDLPALLNLDVAPPSMLDGPPDGRSMRYVAYSGGTVLPAWLRQPDRHRPRVAITLGTVSVKTGGLQALHALLGSAAAIDAEFVLALGDVDLDVLGELPPNVVPAGWAPLSELLPTCTTLIHHGGGGTAMSALAAGTTQLVLPDGVDRRDNADALHARGVAVAAQPEDVDQKVIEHVMHSTAMSAAAAEVRAEIDTMPPPATLVPVLARLADSGSDAGGAQALGL from the coding sequence ATGCGTGCGCTCTTCCTTCCGTTCACCGGTGTGGGACAAGCATTCCCCGTGGTCCCGCTCGCGTGGGCCTTCCGCGGGGCCGGCCACGACGTGCTCGTCGCGACTACCGGCGATGGCCTGGCTGTCAGCGAGGCCGGTCTGCCGGTCGTCGATCTGGCTCCGGGGCGCGACTCGCTCTCCTTCTACATCGAGGCCGCGGAACGCCGACCGGACCTCGCAGCGCTACAGCGGCCAGGTGGAGAAGTACGTGGGCTGGACGAGTCGGCAGAGCTCTATGCCGAGGTCACCCGCACCATCGTTGTCCAGACGGTGGGGCTGGCCCGCTCCTGGGCACCCGACATCATCATCGCGCCTGCGAACAACGCCGCCGCACTGGTTGCTGCCGCTGCTACCCGTGTTCCGGCAGTGTCACTGGGCGTCGGCCTCGGTCGGACGACCGGCCTCGCACAGGAGTTGCATGCGCGACTGGTGCCGGTCTTCACAGAACACGCGACGGGTGACCTTCCGGCACTGCTGAACCTGGATGTCGCGCCACCCAGCATGCTCGACGGTCCGCCCGACGGCCGCTCGATGCGCTATGTGGCCTACAGCGGCGGCACTGTGCTTCCCGCCTGGCTGCGCCAACCGGACCGCCACCGCCCACGCGTCGCGATCACGCTGGGCACCGTGTCGGTGAAGACGGGGGGACTGCAGGCGCTGCACGCTCTTCTCGGGTCTGCCGCAGCCATCGACGCCGAATTCGTCCTGGCACTCGGTGATGTTGACCTCGATGTACTGGGGGAACTGCCCCCCAACGTGGTCCCGGCCGGCTGGGCCCCGCTGTCCGAACTCCTCCCCACCTGCACGACGTTGATCCACCACGGGGGAGGCGGAACTGCCATGTCGGCGCTGGCCGCCGGCACCACTCAACTCGTCCTCCCCGACGGTGTGGACCGCCGCGACAACGCTGATGCCCTGCACGCCCGAGGGGTTGCCGTAGCGGCCCAGCCGGAAGACGTCGACCAGAAGGTCATCGAGCACGTCATGCACAGCACGGCCATGTCGGCCGCCGCTGCGGAAGTCCGCGCAGAGATCGACACCATGCCACCCCCCGCCACCCTCGTGCCGGTGCTGGCCCGGCTTGCTGACAGCGGCAGTGACGCCGGAGGGGCGCAGGCGCTCGGCCTATGA
- a CDS encoding PhzA/PhzB family protein gives MAGTSAFDQDLDLRSHNRETVAKYMDCIKGELRLERHHLFTDDGSAGLYTTDSGEPIIFTGREKLAAHGEWSLKVLPDWEWTDVQVFETQDPNRFWVECGGRGKILFPGYPEAIYENHFIHSFLLSDGRIKEHREFMNPIRQYHALGIDPPRIKRAGVPAD, from the coding sequence ATGGCAGGTACGTCAGCATTCGACCAGGACCTCGACCTTCGGAGTCACAACCGGGAAACCGTTGCGAAATACATGGACTGCATCAAGGGTGAACTGCGCCTGGAACGCCACCATCTGTTCACCGATGACGGATCGGCCGGTCTGTACACCACCGACAGCGGGGAGCCGATCATCTTCACCGGCCGGGAGAAGCTCGCGGCACACGGAGAGTGGTCGCTGAAGGTCCTTCCGGACTGGGAGTGGACGGACGTGCAGGTATTCGAGACGCAGGACCCGAACCGATTCTGGGTGGAATGCGGCGGTCGGGGCAAGATCCTGTTCCCGGGCTATCCAGAGGCAATTTACGAGAACCACTTCATCCACTCGTTTCTCCTGTCCGACGGAAGGATCAAAGAGCATCGCGAGTTCATGAACCCCATCCGCCAGTACCATGCGCTGGGGATTGATCCGCCACGTATCAAGCGTGCGGGAGTTCCCGCGGACTGA
- the phzG gene encoding phenazine biosynthesis FMN-dependent oxidase PhzG — protein MPDGHGTPAPADPLLSSRYESLTGTVESPFPEYDAPPPEPHDLAQRWLADAEQHGAREPRSIALATADDRGRVSNRIVTVIELSARGLLFTSHTTSLKARDLAANGWASAAFYWREISRQLLLSGAVRRIHDAECDALWEARPVALHAMTTASRQSEPLGDVEGLRSEALRLGTPGVALPRPERFVGYLLEPAEVEFWSARPDRLHRRLRYERTGHVWQCVRLQP, from the coding sequence ATGCCTGACGGCCACGGCACACCGGCACCTGCGGACCCTCTGCTCAGCAGCCGGTACGAGTCGCTGACCGGAACGGTCGAATCCCCCTTCCCGGAGTACGACGCCCCTCCCCCCGAGCCTCACGACCTTGCCCAGCGGTGGCTGGCAGACGCGGAACAGCACGGCGCCCGCGAACCCCGGTCGATTGCCCTCGCCACCGCTGACGATCGCGGACGGGTGTCCAACCGCATCGTCACGGTCATCGAGTTGTCGGCGCGCGGCCTGCTCTTCACCAGCCATACGACGAGTCTGAAGGCTCGTGACCTGGCCGCGAACGGCTGGGCCTCCGCCGCCTTCTACTGGCGGGAGATCTCCCGGCAGTTGCTGCTCTCCGGCGCGGTCCGACGGATCCACGACGCGGAGTGCGACGCGCTGTGGGAGGCCCGCCCTGTCGCCCTCCACGCCATGACCACTGCGTCCCGGCAAAGCGAACCACTGGGCGACGTGGAGGGTCTGCGCTCCGAAGCACTGCGCCTGGGGACGCCCGGAGTTGCCTTGCCCCGGCCGGAACGCTTCGTCGGTTATCTGCTCGAGCCGGCCGAGGTGGAGTTCTGGAGCGCCAGGCCGGACCGGCTGCATCGCCGGCTCCGCTACGAACGAACCGGCCACGTCTGGCAGTGCGTTCGTCTCCAACCCTGA
- a CDS encoding 3-oxoacyl-ACP synthase III family protein, whose amino-acid sequence MSPSANFGISAFGYTFGRDQDVEGTAGRYTSHPERVVKWGFRTYHRADDDVQTTHLAGKAASQALDRLGISADTVDLVVLACPDVPEYLYWDGSVALARELKIQQTQTLMLTEGCGAGVHGFYYVAAAMTMQPEINTALFVAVSRVSEFHRNRMNTVGAPLSDAAVAVVLERDHKANRWLATEQFTEPEHGELLRVEYGGAVNPLPPAGWTSREALGGYDALRMHFGEDGEELSRYLQRRYDGLSEVIDRTCRRAGIGREEIDHLIYFNDTAASIQEVAESFGIPPEHTNAVISPDHGHMGAADQMISFGIQLERGVVKPGDIVALSGISVGRWCTTLFRA is encoded by the coding sequence GTGAGCCCATCCGCCAACTTCGGCATATCGGCCTTCGGTTACACCTTCGGGCGAGACCAGGACGTCGAGGGGACCGCAGGCCGATACACCAGTCACCCGGAGCGCGTGGTGAAGTGGGGGTTTCGCACATACCACCGGGCCGACGACGACGTACAGACGACCCATCTTGCCGGGAAGGCAGCATCCCAAGCATTGGACCGGCTGGGAATCAGCGCTGACACCGTCGACCTCGTCGTCCTCGCCTGCCCGGACGTACCGGAGTACCTGTACTGGGACGGCTCCGTCGCCCTCGCTCGAGAGCTCAAGATCCAGCAGACGCAGACCCTCATGCTGACCGAGGGATGCGGTGCAGGAGTACACGGTTTTTACTACGTGGCGGCTGCGATGACCATGCAGCCGGAAATCAACACCGCCTTGTTCGTCGCGGTGAGCCGGGTCAGCGAGTTCCACCGCAACCGGATGAACACCGTCGGTGCCCCGCTCAGCGACGCCGCGGTGGCGGTCGTTCTGGAACGCGACCACAAAGCGAACCGCTGGCTGGCCACGGAGCAATTCACCGAGCCCGAGCACGGAGAGCTGCTCCGCGTGGAATACGGCGGTGCCGTCAATCCGCTGCCGCCGGCAGGCTGGACGAGCAGGGAGGCCCTTGGCGGATACGACGCCTTGCGCATGCACTTCGGCGAGGACGGCGAGGAGCTATCCCGGTACCTGCAGAGGCGCTACGATGGGCTCAGCGAAGTGATCGACCGGACCTGCCGCCGCGCCGGAATCGGCCGCGAGGAGATCGACCACCTCATCTACTTCAACGACACCGCGGCGAGCATCCAAGAGGTCGCGGAGTCCTTCGGCATTCCACCCGAGCACACCAACGCGGTCATCTCCCCGGATCACGGGCATATGGGTGCGGCTGACCAGATGATCTCATTCGGTATCCAGCTTGAGCGCGGCGTGGTGAAACCAGGCGACATCGTGGCTCTCTCCGGGATTTCCGTAGGCCGCTGGTGCACCACCTTGTTCCGGGCCTAG
- a CDS encoding isochorismatase family protein yields MTAGLPTITPYPLPSRAALPPNTASWRPDPERAVLLIHDMQQYFLAPFEAGFRDELVGTVADLREKADAQNVPVAYTAQPGDMTAEQRGLLRDFWGPGMRRSDTERSVVPSLTPKPGDWQFVKLRYSAFFRSDLLDRMRASGRDQLIIAGVYAHIGVLATALDAFTHDLQPFLPAEALGDFSEADHKLALDYSARRCAVVLPAEEVLA; encoded by the coding sequence ATGACGGCCGGCCTCCCGACCATCACCCCCTATCCCTTGCCGTCACGGGCGGCCCTACCCCCCAACACCGCTTCCTGGAGACCGGATCCGGAACGTGCGGTTCTGCTCATCCACGACATGCAGCAGTATTTCCTTGCGCCCTTCGAGGCCGGATTCCGCGACGAACTAGTCGGCACTGTTGCTGACTTGCGGGAGAAGGCCGACGCGCAGAACGTTCCGGTCGCCTATACAGCTCAGCCCGGCGACATGACCGCGGAGCAGCGCGGGCTCCTTCGCGATTTCTGGGGGCCCGGGATGCGCCGAAGCGACACGGAGCGCTCCGTCGTCCCCTCACTCACCCCGAAGCCGGGCGACTGGCAGTTCGTGAAGCTCCGCTACAGTGCGTTCTTCCGCTCCGATCTGCTTGACCGGATGCGCGCATCCGGTCGTGACCAGCTGATAATCGCAGGCGTTTACGCGCACATCGGCGTGCTTGCCACCGCTTTGGACGCATTCACTCACGATCTTCAGCCCTTCCTGCCCGCCGAAGCGCTCGGTGACTTCTCTGAGGCGGACCACAAGCTGGCGCTGGATTATTCGGCGCGCCGGTGCGCGGTGGTCCTGCCGGCAGAGGAGGTTTTAGCATGA
- a CDS encoding anthranilate synthase family protein, which produces MSAQPVEFLERLLSEPELPPFAVLHRAESPLPGTVDVLVGEMSTVETLSEVPLARSSKGNGTGVTHDVLLLVPYRQLVERGFTAPDDGTPLVAMNITDQASVPLKDVFQRVPSASVSFTGGEFDTTDEEYAELVRQIMSEEIGTGEGSNFVIRRSFRADISDYSPRTALSLFRLLLEQEANAYWTFVVHTGTHTLVGATPERHISVDAGTAVMNPISGTYSYPPGGPTLRGVTDFLADTKESDELYMVLDEELKIMSRVCPDGGFVLGPYLKRMSRVAHTEYFIEGKTNRDVREILRETMFAPTVVGSPLENATRVIAQYEPDGRGYYSGIAALIGHDARGNRALDSALLIRTAQIAPEGQMRLDVGATLVRHSVPDSEVGETRAKAAGLLAAFTEKDDVPLDDHPEIRAALAARNTRIGDFWLRAPSTRRDQQDDLIGLRALIIDAEDTFTSMMAQQISSLGLEIDVRRFDEAYAFDSHDVVVMGPGPGDPRDLDDPRIARLHRDIGALLAERRPFVAVCLSHQVLSLCLGLELTRRETPNQGVQREIELFGERHSVGFYNTYVALSKEDKLLSDDSGPVQVSRNTDSDEVFALRGDHFSSMQFHAESVFTRNGPLITAAAIRQAMGR; this is translated from the coding sequence ATGAGCGCCCAGCCCGTGGAGTTCCTGGAGCGACTGCTGAGCGAGCCGGAATTGCCCCCTTTCGCCGTCCTCCACCGCGCGGAGTCCCCCCTGCCCGGCACTGTGGACGTCCTCGTCGGGGAGATGTCCACCGTCGAGACGCTCTCCGAGGTACCGCTCGCCCGGTCAAGTAAGGGGAACGGGACTGGAGTCACGCACGACGTCTTGTTGCTCGTGCCGTATCGGCAGCTCGTCGAACGTGGCTTCACCGCCCCGGACGACGGGACCCCCCTCGTCGCGATGAACATCACCGACCAGGCAAGCGTGCCGCTGAAGGACGTGTTCCAACGTGTCCCCTCCGCCTCCGTTTCCTTCACCGGTGGGGAATTCGACACGACCGACGAGGAGTATGCCGAACTCGTCCGTCAGATCATGTCCGAAGAGATCGGAACCGGCGAGGGCTCCAACTTCGTCATTAGGAGGTCGTTCCGAGCCGATATCAGCGACTACTCGCCCAGGACCGCGCTGTCCCTCTTCCGGCTTCTCCTGGAGCAGGAGGCGAACGCGTACTGGACGTTCGTCGTCCACACAGGCACACACACGCTCGTCGGCGCCACCCCGGAGCGCCACATCTCGGTGGATGCCGGAACGGCCGTGATGAATCCCATCAGCGGCACCTACTCCTACCCTCCGGGCGGCCCCACCCTGCGGGGGGTCACGGATTTCCTCGCCGACACCAAGGAATCCGACGAGCTGTACATGGTGCTCGACGAGGAACTGAAGATCATGTCGCGCGTCTGCCCGGATGGGGGATTTGTCCTCGGTCCGTACCTGAAGAGGATGTCGCGGGTTGCGCATACCGAGTACTTTATCGAGGGGAAGACCAACCGGGACGTTCGGGAGATCCTGCGGGAGACGATGTTCGCCCCGACTGTCGTGGGCAGCCCACTGGAGAATGCGACCCGCGTCATCGCCCAATACGAGCCTGACGGCCGCGGCTATTACAGCGGAATCGCGGCACTGATCGGGCACGACGCCCGCGGGAATCGCGCACTTGACTCGGCCTTGCTGATCAGGACCGCGCAGATCGCTCCGGAAGGGCAGATGCGCCTCGACGTCGGTGCCACGCTCGTACGTCACTCCGTCCCGGACTCCGAAGTCGGCGAGACGCGAGCCAAGGCGGCCGGTCTGCTTGCCGCGTTTACAGAGAAGGACGATGTCCCCCTCGACGACCATCCGGAGATCCGCGCCGCCCTCGCCGCCCGGAACACTCGGATCGGGGACTTCTGGCTGCGGGCGCCCAGCACGCGCAGGGATCAGCAGGATGACCTCATCGGTCTCCGGGCGCTGATCATCGATGCGGAGGACACTTTCACCTCAATGATGGCCCAGCAGATCTCATCGCTGGGGTTGGAGATCGATGTCCGGCGCTTTGACGAGGCCTACGCGTTCGACAGCCACGACGTCGTCGTCATGGGGCCGGGCCCGGGCGATCCAAGGGACTTGGACGATCCGCGTATCGCACGCCTCCATCGGGACATCGGCGCACTGCTCGCCGAACGGCGGCCGTTCGTGGCCGTATGCCTGAGTCACCAGGTCCTCAGCCTGTGCCTGGGACTCGAGTTGACACGCAGAGAGACCCCCAACCAGGGCGTACAGCGGGAGATCGAGCTCTTCGGCGAGCGCCACTCGGTGGGCTTCTACAACACATATGTGGCCCTCAGTAAGGAAGACAAGTTGCTGTCGGACGATAGCGGGCCCGTGCAAGTCAGCAGGAACACGGACAGCGACGAAGTATTCGCCCTGCGGGGAGACCACTTCTCAAGCATGCAGTTCCACGCTGAGTCCGTGTTCACCCGCAACGGACCGCTCATCACAGCAGCAGCCATCCGCCAGGCGATGGGCCGATAA
- a CDS encoding phosphopantetheine-binding protein: MTEMIEDTIQEMTIEWATYLLDEPDVTLEDNFVDCGGHSILALRMNRLAKEQWGTEYNLAVLLESDLAAAADDLASRLAR, from the coding sequence ATGACAGAAATGATCGAGGATACTATCCAGGAGATGACAATTGAGTGGGCGACCTACCTCCTGGACGAGCCGGACGTGACACTGGAGGACAATTTCGTTGACTGCGGGGGGCATTCGATTCTCGCGCTTCGCATGAATCGCCTCGCAAAGGAGCAGTGGGGAACGGAATACAATCTCGCTGTGCTCCTTGAGTCCGACCTCGCCGCGGCCGCGGATGACCTCGCATCGCGCCTCGCCCGATGA
- a CDS encoding PhzF family phenazine biosynthesis protein, which yields MHKYTLVDAFSRAPLEGNPVAVFFKCSDLSTDTMQLIAREMNLSETTFVLPAEGEADARIRIFTPVNELPFAGHPMLGTAIALSEALEKDDLRVETQMGVVPSRLTYADGSRFVLMRHPIPTWEPYEYAAEVCVALGVEASAIPVDIYHNGPRHVFVGLDSVAALSHLDPDHRALAAFEDVAINCFAGEGDEWRTRMFSPAYGVVEDAATGSAAGPLAIHLARHGLARFGQEIRIVQGVEVGRPSPMWAAAYGNAQSLEEVHVGGYGVVAGRGELHA from the coding sequence ATGCACAAGTACACGCTCGTCGACGCGTTTTCCCGCGCCCCGCTCGAGGGAAATCCGGTCGCTGTGTTCTTCAAGTGCTCTGACCTGAGCACCGACACGATGCAGCTCATCGCGAGGGAGATGAATCTCTCCGAAACTACCTTCGTACTCCCGGCCGAGGGAGAGGCAGACGCACGAATCCGCATCTTCACTCCGGTGAACGAATTGCCCTTCGCCGGCCACCCGATGCTGGGTACGGCCATCGCGCTCAGTGAGGCCCTAGAGAAGGACGACCTGCGCGTGGAGACCCAGATGGGCGTTGTCCCGTCCCGGTTGACCTACGCCGACGGGTCCCGCTTCGTGCTGATGCGCCACCCGATCCCGACCTGGGAACCGTACGAGTATGCTGCGGAAGTCTGCGTGGCACTGGGTGTGGAGGCCTCCGCCATCCCGGTGGACATTTACCACAACGGTCCTCGGCACGTCTTCGTGGGCCTGGACAGCGTGGCAGCACTTTCCCACCTGGACCCGGACCACCGTGCGCTCGCGGCATTCGAGGACGTGGCGATCAACTGCTTCGCAGGCGAAGGCGACGAGTGGCGCACACGGATGTTCTCCCCTGCGTACGGCGTCGTCGAGGATGCGGCCACCGGGTCCGCCGCCGGGCCACTCGCTATCCATCTGGCCCGGCATGGGCTTGCCCGCTTCGGCCAGGAGATACGCATCGTTCAGGGTGTCGAGGTAGGCCGACCCTCCCCCATGTGGGCAGCGGCGTACGGGAACGCGCAGTCACTCGAGGAAGTGCACGTCGGAGGGTACGGGGTCGTCGCCGGCCGGGGTGAGCTCCATGCCTGA
- a CDS encoding methyltransferase yields MQPKEIEFLLAQHGDVAQAAVVPTDASPGTDSAGSIGYVTLRALTSQAETRTEEQLTEWQEIYDLLYTASSDAAFGDNFAGWTSAYDRRPIDLDAMRQWRHMTVERVRELRPRRVLEIGVGSGLLLSRLAQDCDEYWATDLSSVAISDLARHISTDSALADRVTLRNQGAENVDGLPTEYFDTVVINSVVQVFPGAAYLTTVIDRVLTLLAAGGSFFIGDIRDLRTRDYIYAAIALRNPKAVDASAVHRITQRHKAKDEELFVHPDFFLDLARSHPAVTGVDIQLKQGEYHNELTRHRYDIVLHKSPSTALDVAECPVLRWGADVGSLDGVRELLTSSRPPLRVAGIPNARLAGEITAWQALAADDVARAEEALSRTGQDAVDPHTVALLASATGHYAAFAPSTDHAGQFDAVFLPEKGKSVGTRRAQDSGASQLADVPAATHRGTALHAELREWLGGKVPEQYLPTAIVALDDMPLRPDGTIDRAVLDRVSPSGGLVQ; encoded by the coding sequence ATGCAACCGAAAGAGATTGAGTTCCTGCTCGCCCAGCACGGCGACGTCGCGCAGGCTGCCGTGGTCCCCACGGATGCCTCACCGGGAACCGACTCCGCCGGAAGCATCGGCTACGTCACGCTGCGGGCCCTGACCTCCCAGGCCGAGACGCGTACCGAGGAGCAGCTCACGGAATGGCAGGAGATCTACGACCTCCTGTACACCGCCTCCTCCGATGCGGCTTTCGGCGACAACTTCGCGGGCTGGACCAGCGCCTACGATCGGCGACCCATCGATCTGGACGCGATGCGCCAGTGGCGGCACATGACGGTCGAACGGGTCCGCGAGCTGCGACCGCGACGCGTCCTGGAAATCGGCGTCGGCAGTGGCCTCCTCCTCTCCCGACTGGCTCAGGATTGCGACGAGTACTGGGCTACCGACCTGTCTTCTGTCGCGATCAGTGACCTCGCCCGGCACATCAGCACCGATTCCGCACTGGCTGACCGGGTCACGCTCCGCAACCAGGGTGCTGAGAACGTGGATGGGCTCCCCACCGAGTACTTCGACACCGTGGTCATCAACTCAGTTGTTCAGGTCTTCCCCGGCGCCGCATACCTCACCACCGTTATCGACCGGGTACTGACGCTTCTCGCTGCGGGCGGCTCGTTCTTCATCGGCGACATCCGCGATCTGCGCACTCGCGACTACATCTATGCCGCTATTGCTCTGCGGAACCCGAAGGCCGTTGACGCCTCCGCCGTGCATCGCATCACGCAGCGGCACAAGGCCAAGGACGAGGAGCTGTTCGTCCATCCGGACTTCTTCCTCGACCTCGCTCGGTCGCACCCCGCGGTCACCGGGGTCGACATCCAGCTCAAGCAGGGCGAGTACCACAACGAACTGACCCGCCACCGGTACGACATCGTTCTGCACAAGAGCCCTTCGACGGCGCTGGACGTCGCCGAGTGCCCGGTTCTGCGCTGGGGAGCCGACGTCGGCTCACTCGACGGTGTCCGGGAACTGCTGACCTCGTCTCGGCCCCCGCTTCGGGTCGCAGGTATTCCCAACGCCCGCCTCGCAGGCGAAATCACCGCTTGGCAGGCCCTTGCGGCAGACGACGTCGCGCGCGCCGAGGAGGCCCTCTCCCGTACCGGCCAGGACGCGGTGGATCCACACACGGTCGCCCTGCTCGCATCCGCCACAGGCCATTACGCTGCCTTCGCGCCCAGCACGGACCACGCCGGCCAGTTCGACGCCGTCTTCCTCCCGGAGAAGGGCAAGTCCGTCGGCACCCGGCGAGCGCAGGATTCAGGGGCTTCACAACTCGCCGACGTTCCGGCAGCCACCCACCGTGGCACCGCGCTCCACGCGGAACTGCGCGAGTGGTTGGGCGGCAAGGTTCCGGAGCAGTACCTCCCCACCGCAATCGTGGCGCTCGACGACATGCCGCTGCGCCCCGACGGCACCATCGACCGGGCCGTCCTCGACCGCGTCTCACCCAGCGGGGGACTCGTGCAGTAA
- a CDS encoding amino acid adenylation domain-containing protein: MNPQLHEDTAGAEDPAEPEATHVVPTLVAAFARCAAQNSDRIAVVADDEELSYGQLDTWSAAVCTLLHERGVRPGDRVAVQLPAGATAIVSILAVLRAGGAYLPLAVRTPQARNESILRDSGAAALIGSAQSALDDGVALIGPDEIAELRDAKPSALPPTADLATPGTTAYVIYTSGTTGQPKGVPITHGAVMTLLNGAAGLFSFSVADRWLLFHSLSFDFSVWEMWGALTTGGALVVLPHSATRSPEETLQALEDEAISVLNQTPTAFASLSAAARQTGAKLPLLRYVFLAGEKLAPEVLRPWAEHHGLDRPALVNLYGITETAVHSVYRVMTGDDIAGTESVIGRPLPDVTHRVLTSDNQEARTDERGILWLAGPQLSEGYVNLPELTAERFRAMRGPDGEVRRYYRTGDVVSRRSDGTLVFYGREDTQIKLRGYRIELGDVESAVRSHEAVLDAVVWMHQYDMDDTRLVCAYATEDPAATVSRRALREHVASQLPSYMRPSGYHHLPEIPRTVNGKVDRNAAARIWKEEKETQK, encoded by the coding sequence ATGAATCCTCAGCTCCATGAAGACACAGCAGGCGCAGAAGACCCGGCCGAGCCGGAGGCCACGCACGTTGTTCCTACCCTGGTGGCGGCGTTCGCCCGATGCGCCGCGCAGAACAGCGACCGCATCGCGGTGGTCGCCGATGATGAGGAACTGTCCTACGGACAGCTGGACACCTGGTCCGCCGCGGTGTGCACACTCCTGCACGAACGTGGCGTACGGCCCGGCGACCGGGTGGCCGTCCAGCTACCGGCCGGGGCCACGGCGATCGTGTCGATTCTGGCTGTCCTACGCGCCGGCGGCGCCTACTTGCCGCTCGCCGTGCGGACGCCGCAAGCGCGCAACGAATCCATCCTGAGGGACAGCGGTGCCGCAGCCCTCATCGGCTCCGCGCAGAGCGCACTCGATGACGGGGTAGCTCTCATCGGCCCCGACGAAATCGCGGAGCTGCGGGACGCGAAGCCGTCCGCGTTGCCGCCGACGGCCGATCTTGCCACACCCGGGACCACTGCGTACGTCATCTACACCTCCGGTACGACGGGACAGCCGAAAGGGGTTCCCATCACCCACGGCGCGGTGATGACCTTGCTGAACGGTGCTGCGGGACTGTTCTCGTTCTCGGTTGCCGATCGCTGGTTGCTCTTTCACTCCCTCTCCTTCGACTTCTCGGTCTGGGAGATGTGGGGAGCTCTCACCACTGGCGGGGCCCTGGTCGTCCTGCCGCACTCGGCCACCCGCTCACCCGAGGAGACGCTGCAGGCCCTCGAGGACGAAGCCATCTCCGTGCTGAACCAAACACCCACCGCTTTCGCGTCGCTGTCCGCTGCTGCCCGACAAACAGGCGCGAAACTTCCCCTCCTGCGATACGTCTTCCTCGCCGGCGAGAAACTCGCCCCGGAAGTCCTGCGTCCCTGGGCCGAGCACCACGGCCTCGACCGGCCGGCCCTGGTCAACCTGTACGGGATCACCGAAACAGCCGTACATTCCGTGTACCGCGTCATGACCGGCGACGACATCGCAGGGACAGAGTCCGTCATCGGGCGGCCGCTGCCCGACGTCACGCATCGGGTGCTGACCTCGGACAACCAGGAAGCTCGGACGGACGAGCGCGGAATTCTGTGGCTGGCTGGCCCCCAGCTGAGCGAGGGATACGTCAACCTGCCGGAACTGACCGCCGAGCGGTTCCGCGCCATGCGCGGTCCCGACGGCGAAGTGCGACGCTACTACCGGACCGGTGACGTCGTCAGCCGGCGCTCGGACGGAACCCTCGTCTTTTACGGACGGGAGGACACCCAGATCAAGCTGCGGGGTTATCGCATCGAACTCGGCGACGTCGAGTCAGCGGTCCGGTCACACGAGGCGGTCCTCGATGCAGTCGTGTGGATGCACCAGTACGACATGGACGACACGCGGCTGGTGTGCGCGTACGCGACCGAGGACCCCGCCGCCACGGTCTCCCGGCGGGCGCTGCGGGAACACGTCGCTTCCCAACTGCCGAGCTACATGCGCCCGTCCGGCTACCACCACCTCCCGGAGATTCCCCGCACCGTCAACGGCAAGGTCGACCGCAACGCGGCCGCCCGGATCTGGAAGGAAGAAAAGGAAACACAGAAATGA